A part of Pseudomonas sp. HR96 genomic DNA contains:
- a CDS encoding N-acetylmuramoyl-L-alanine amidase: MYRRRLLTYLLAGVALPAPLLAHAQQQVLAARGARVGDKLRVVLELSGPVQYQSFELGSPPRLILDLHGTRLLTALRDPSLASAPIKAIRSSARGPGDTRVVLEFDQPVQSKTFLLPPEGGKGHRLVVDLQTQASPAIVKTAPPAAAAATAVAEEKASSVKRQRDIIVVIDAGHGGKDPGAIGGGGEQEKHVALSIARLLAQRIDRQKGYKARLVRNDDIFIPLRKRVDVAHKYNADMFVSVHADAAPRLTASGASVFALSEHGATSAMASYMAQQENSADMLGSRQLLTLKDKDPMLADVILDMSMNSTISASLDLGNIVLGHVGKVAGVHGMRVEQAGFAVLKSPDIPSILVETGFISNAGDCRRLIDGRHQQKLAGAIFDGVTQYFSRNPPEGTYLAEVKGSSLA; encoded by the coding sequence ATGTACAGACGTCGCCTTCTCACCTATCTGCTAGCGGGCGTGGCCTTGCCTGCGCCGCTGCTCGCTCACGCCCAGCAGCAAGTGTTGGCCGCGCGCGGCGCGCGGGTCGGTGACAAATTGCGCGTGGTGCTGGAGCTCAGCGGCCCGGTGCAGTACCAGTCTTTCGAGCTGGGCTCGCCGCCGCGGCTGATCCTCGACCTGCATGGCACCCGGCTGTTGACCGCCCTGCGCGACCCGTCACTGGCCAGCGCGCCGATCAAGGCGATCCGCAGCAGTGCCAGGGGTCCCGGCGACACCCGGGTGGTGCTGGAATTCGACCAGCCGGTGCAGAGCAAGACCTTTCTGCTGCCGCCCGAGGGCGGCAAGGGCCACCGCCTGGTGGTCGATCTGCAGACACAGGCCAGCCCGGCCATCGTCAAGACTGCGCCGCCGGCCGCAGCGGCGGCGACGGCAGTGGCCGAAGAGAAAGCGAGTTCGGTCAAACGCCAGCGCGACATCATCGTGGTGATCGACGCCGGCCACGGCGGCAAGGACCCGGGCGCCATCGGCGGCGGTGGCGAGCAGGAGAAGCACGTGGCGCTGTCCATCGCCCGCCTGCTGGCCCAGCGTATCGATCGGCAGAAGGGTTACAAGGCGCGCCTGGTGCGCAACGACGACATCTTCATTCCGCTGCGCAAGCGGGTCGACGTGGCGCACAAGTACAACGCCGACATGTTCGTCTCGGTCCACGCCGATGCCGCGCCGCGCCTCACCGCATCGGGCGCTTCGGTGTTCGCCCTCTCCGAACACGGCGCGACTTCGGCCATGGCCAGCTACATGGCGCAGCAGGAGAACAGCGCCGACATGCTCGGCAGCCGCCAGCTGCTGACGCTCAAGGACAAGGACCCGATGCTCGCCGACGTCATCCTCGACATGTCGATGAATTCGACCATCAGCGCCAGCCTGGACCTGGGCAACATCGTCCTCGGCCATGTCGGCAAGGTCGCCGGGGTGCATGGCATGCGCGTGGAACAGGCCGGTTTCGCCGTGCTCAAGTCGCCGGACATTCCCTCGATCCTGGTCGAGACCGGCTTCATCTCCAACGCCGGCGACTGCCGCCGGCTGATCGACGGGCGCCACCAGCAGAAGCTGGCCGGGGCGATCTTCGACGGCGTCACCCAGTACTTCAGCCGCAACCCGCCGGAAGGCACCTACCTGGCCGAGGTCAAGGGCAGCTCGCTGGCGTGA
- a CDS encoding YoaK family protein: MPDPKPSPSPRGGLRRALPLIALAGATDALVFQHSKQLLAVYMTGNTTRVGEFALQGRWQSTAPLLAVLGVFLLATTGAAWLGQRVGDWRATLVMTLSAVLMACAAPLAALQPESFSLATVALIAAAIGCLNQALAGEPGVSFITGVLVKTGRALAAARWAEAAGDLLRWLALLLGAVAGCVLTSIFGTATLLVIASLIIVNALCAWPQQVAVVV, from the coding sequence ATGCCCGATCCAAAGCCTTCGCCGAGCCCCAGGGGCGGCCTGCGCCGGGCACTGCCATTGATCGCACTGGCCGGTGCCACCGATGCGCTGGTGTTCCAGCACAGCAAGCAATTGCTCGCGGTGTACATGACCGGCAATACCACCAGGGTCGGCGAGTTCGCGTTGCAGGGACGTTGGCAGTCGACAGCACCCTTGCTGGCGGTGCTTGGCGTTTTTCTGCTGGCCACTACCGGCGCTGCCTGGCTGGGTCAGCGGGTGGGCGACTGGCGCGCGACCCTGGTGATGACCCTGAGCGCGGTGCTGATGGCCTGCGCTGCGCCGCTCGCAGCCTTGCAGCCCGAATCCTTCAGCCTGGCGACCGTTGCGCTGATCGCCGCCGCTATCGGCTGTCTCAACCAGGCCCTGGCTGGCGAGCCCGGGGTCAGCTTCATCACCGGCGTGCTGGTCAAGACTGGCCGCGCCCTGGCTGCCGCGCGCTGGGCCGAAGCCGCAGGCGATCTGCTGCGCTGGCTGGCGCTATTGCTGGGCGCGGTGGCCGGCTGCGTGCTGACGTCGATCTTCGGCACAGCGACGCTGCTGGTCATCGCCAGCCTGATCATCGTCAATGCCCTGTGCGCGTGGCCGCAGCAGGTCGCCGTGGTCGTTTGA